The genomic DNA CCAGCTTCCTGCGCTCCGCTATGCGGTTTGCCGTCGGCCTGGGCGGGGTCCCGCAGCGGGTCGCGCCCGAACGGCATCAGATATTCGCCTCCATCCGGGTTGGGAATCCTGACCTCAAAGCCGAAGCCGAGCGGTTCCCCCCGGTAATTGGCCCACGCCGTGGGCATGGCTGAGCGATATCTGGCATCCAGATATTTCTCGAACATGTCTTCGGGTTCGATAATATGGGCATCGCTGTCAATGAATCCGTGTCCGTTTGGCATGGTATATTTCTCTCCCCTATGCAAAATGCGGCAAGACATCCGTACCGAACCGCTCAATACACCGCATAGTCTCTGCGTGGCCGGGACCGCTCGGACAGCGTAGCATGAGAATCATATACTGGCACCCGGTTGCGTGCTCGTAGCGTTTGAGTTCGGCCACGACCTGTTCCGGCGTGCCGTAGATCAACCGGTTCGGTGCGACCCGCTCGCATGTCCATTCGGCGTCCGCCGTGATTTCTTTCACCCAGGGCTCCCACTTGGCGTTAAAGCGGCCCGAGGCGAAAAAGCCCAGCCGCAGGTAGAAGAGGTGATAGTCCTTGACGTGCGGCCACCAGGTTTGCTCAAGCTCGGCCCGGCTGTCGCCGACCCAGGCATTCCGCAGCAGGGCAATTTCCACCCGTGGATTCCCCGCCTGCCGCGCCGCAGCCCGGTACATCTCGGACCAGGCCCGCATCACATCGAAGTTGTGGAGCGGGTCCGACAGCCACCCATCGCCAATCCGGCCGGCGCGTGTGAGCGTAATCGTTGACATGGCGCCGATCCAGATCGGCGGCTGACGTACGGGCCGGGGGGTGATGGTGACATCCTCAAAATTGAAATGCTGGCCGTGATGAGAAAACGTCCGGCCGCTCCACGCCCGTCTGAGAATCTCGACCGATTCGGTAAAGCGCGTTGCCGCGGCAGACAGCGGAATCTCAAAGGCGTTGAATTCGTGCTCAACCAGACCCAGGCCCGCACCAAGGATAAAGCGCCCTTTAGCGATGGTGTCGATCACGGCAATTTGCTCGGCAATATGCAGCGGGTGATA from Gemmatimonadota bacterium includes the following:
- a CDS encoding LLM class flavin-dependent oxidoreductase, with amino-acid sequence MKFGLIFTLQDPPHGEYLSRLYDEVFAQAVLAEEAGFELFLLPEHHQMPDGYMPAPLTFAAALAAHTKRAQIGTGILQLPLYHPLHIAEQIAVIDTIAKGRFILGAGLGLVEHEFNAFEIPLSAAATRFTESVEILRRAWSGRTFSHHGQHFNFEDVTITPRPVRQPPIWIGAMSTITLTRAGRIGDGWLSDPLHNFDVMRAWSEMYRAAARQAGNPRVEIALLRNAWVGDSRAELEQTWWPHVKDYHLFYLRLGFFASGRFNAKWEPWVKEITADAEWTCERVAPNRLIYGTPEQVVAELKRYEHATGCQYMILMLRCPSGPGHAETMRCIERFGTDVLPHFA